From the Magnetofaba australis IT-1 genome, the window TGCTTTTTGATGTCGAGATACTCGGCGGTGCGCGCATCGAACCAGTCGCCGATGCGTTCGCGCATGGCGGCGTTCATGGGGTTCTTCATGCGCGAGATGAGGTTCTCGAAATTGATCTGATTGTTGTTCACCTGCAGCGTCGCCGGGAATTTGCCAAACAGGCCGTCCCAGTGCTTGGCGGCGCGCTCGGCGCGGGGGTCGAGGAAGGTGTATTTGGGCAGCTCCCAGCAGTTCTCCGGCTCAATCACCCGGCCCTCTTGGCGCAGGGTGTCGTAGAGCGCCGAATCCTGCACCAGCATCAGCACGTTGCTGACCTGGTTGGGGTTGTCGACGATATCCAACTCCTTGAGCAGGTCGATGTTGGTGCGCAGGGTCTCCAGGGTGGAGTTGGGTCCGAACATCAGATAACCCATGACGATGTAGAACAGGTCGAGCTTCTGCAGACGGCGGATGGTGTCGATATTCTGCTGCACCGAGGCGCGTTTGCCGTAGTAGTCCAACTCGTGGTCGGAACCGGCCTCCACGCCCACAATCACCACGTCCACGCCGGCCTGTTTCCACAGGCGCAGCAGCTCGTCGTCATCATCGGCCAGCATGGTGTCGCCGCGCATGTAGACCTTGATGGAGAGCTCCAGGCCGCGATCGATGATGTCGTTGCACATCTCGCGGGTGCGGCGCTTGCCCTTGTTGCCCGGGTCCTCAAACGAGCTGTCGGAGAAGTTGAAGATCTTGGCGCCGTACTCTTTGTTCAGCGTCTCCAGCTCATCCACCATGTGCTTGGCGGAGTGGCCGCGCCAGATCTTGCCCTTTTGCAACTTGGTGTAGAAGTTTACCGAGCAGAAGGTGCAGTTGGCGATGCAGCCGCGCGAGGAGATGATGCGCACCGAGCCCAGCAGACCGCCATCGCCGGGATCGCGGTGCAGGGTCTCCAGATTGTCCCGCGCCGGCGGCGGCAGCAGGTCCAGGTCGGGAATCAGCGGCGGCGGCGCGTTTTTGACCGCGCGCCCCTCGGCGTCGCGAAACACCACGCCGGGCAGGCGGGCGTAGTTTAGGTCGCCTTCGGCGTAGGCTTTGATAATGCCCAGCAGGGTCAACTCGCCTTCGCCGATGACGATGGCGTCGAAGCAGGGCTCGCCTTCAATAATCCCTTCGGCCAGGGAGGAGAGGAACGGCCCGCCCAGAATAATCTGCGCCTGCGGGCGGCGCGCTTTGATGCCCCGCGCCACTTCACGGACTTTCAGGTAGTTGACCATGTTGAGCTGGAAGCCGTAGAGA encodes:
- a CDS encoding B12-binding domain-containing radical SAM protein translates to MNAPIPQKQFIPISAKNPPGQSGGGCSGGNPAPPLNLTLEDHEPLKGLPIPEFAMINVVLDGDYQYEQEIPLGVGYLVSFLRSRGAPVQLQQCIGERDEDIAAAMEVDADLYGFQLNMVNYLKVREVARGIKARRPQAQIILGGPFLSSLAEGIIEGEPCFDAIVIGEGELTLLGIIKAYAEGDLNYARLPGVVFRDAEGRAVKNAPPPLIPDLDLLPPPARDNLETLHRDPGDGGLLGSVRIISSRGCIANCTFCSVNFYTKLQKGKIWRGHSAKHMVDELETLNKEYGAKIFNFSDSSFEDPGNKGKRRTREMCNDIIDRGLELSIKVYMRGDTMLADDDDELLRLWKQAGVDVVIVGVEAGSDHELDYYGKRASVQQNIDTIRRLQKLDLFYIVMGYLMFGPNSTLETLRTNIDLLKELDIVDNPNQVSNVLMLVQDSALYDTLRQEGRVIEPENCWELPKYTFLDPRAERAAKHWDGLFGKFPATLQVNNNQINFENLISRMKNPMNAAMRERIGDWFDARTAEYLDIKKQFGTLQHAYFHRVLDAIERDCADSELEEMAQGYFGDVYDEYLPKYRDLYEGAVSKMEETGLGLSGLMFRNFYSHAVNKGIKRT